The genomic interval AAGAACGGTAGTGACGTTATCGAGAAATGCCGATAGAATAGCGGTTATTATCGAGACGGAGAGCAATATAAGCACACCGTTACCACCGGTTATCTTTATAGCCTTTACCGCGATATACTGGAACAGGCCGGTTTTGGACAGGATTCCCACAACTACCATCATTCCGACCAGTAGGCCTACGGTGTTAGAATCGATATAGGAGCTTACCTCCGAGCCTGAAACGATCCTGAAAAGCATCATCGTAGAAGCTCCCAAGAGGGTCGCTGTGCTGGTTTTTAACCACCCCCTGGCGATTGACAGGATCGTCAACACGAAAAGGGCCAGAGCGATCCATGCCTTTGTATCCATTATAACTCCTCCTTCCCCCTACACGGGCAGCTTGGAAGTATACTCCTACCTGCTCTAAGCATCAAGGGAAAAGGACGAATATCAAGGGATAAAGTTTGTAAATTTTTACATTACAGAAAAGGACAAAAGACACTGAGAAGACAGGAGTGGAAATATGAGAAAAAAGCTCGCCCTATGTGCCGTTCTATTTGCCTGGACCTTAATATGGGTTCCTCAATTACAGGCACTAACCATAGGAACCTTTAACATGGAGTATTTCACCGTGAAAGGGGGCAAAGCCTACACAAGCGACGATTGCGCCCATTTAGCTAAACTTATAGAGACCTCAGGAGCCGATCTGCTGGCCCTTCAGGAGATCGTGGAAAACCGATCGTTGGAGTACCTTTTAGATAACTACCTCCCCCAGTGGAGCTATACAGGGAATCAGACGGAAGGGAAGCAAAATCTTTTTTTTATATGGAACAAGAACAAAATCAACATCACTACCCCTATCGAACCTCTCTTTACGGAAGATACGATCAACTGGGGAGGAAAGGTCGTTCCGCTGTTTAGAAGACACCCTATAAAGGCCACCTTTCGTGAAGTCGAGACGGGAGCGGAGTTCTCCGTGATAAACGTCCATCTCCGAAGTCTGGGCACCGCAGGATCGAAAGACCGGTTGGCGGCGGTGGCCATGAACAACGGTATCCGACAGGCCCAGGTTATAAAGCTAAATCACGCAGCGGAGGAGGAAAAGGGACCTCTGTTTATCCTAGGAGATTTTAATTCCGTTGAGGTTACAGGGGCGACATTCCCCTTTTTCCCCCTCACCGAGGAGCACAGTTACGACGACTTTCAATGCACCATCGACCACATAGGATACGTCAACTTGGCTCCGAGTAAAAACTGGCGTATCAGGGTTATAGAGACCTCTATACCGAGGAGAAGCGTCGGAGGAAGGCAGCACCCGGATCACGATATAGTGGTCCTATCTATGCCCGATCTGCTTCAAAGCAATCTTTGATTTTTAAGGCAAGCATGGTTATATCGTCGTACTGAGGTGCCTCTCCGGCAAAAAACTTTACTCTACTGCCGATCAACTTCACCAGATCCTCACTCGACAACCCCTCCGACTCCTTTAGCCATAATAGGGGAAGTTCCTCCCCCAGAAAAGCACCTGAAGGATCGGTAGCCTCGGTCATCCCGTCGGTGTAGATAAACATAGTCTCCCCTGGTGCCAGCGACGCCTCCCCTTCCTGAAAGTCGACCCCTTCCATCGGGCCGACGAGAGGCCCTTTTATCGGGGGCAAGGTTCGAGCCGACCGATCCTTGATCAAGATAGGGGGAGGATGACCGCCGGAACTGTACCTCAAGGATCGGTCTAGAATATCCACCACAGCGCAGAATACGGTGACGAACATACAGGATTCGTTATCCCTGGAGATTTCGTCGTTCAGTCTGGTCAGAATAGCTCCTGGAGAGAGCCCTTCTTTCGCGAAGGCCCTTATAAAGGTCCTGGTCACCGCCATAAACAGCGCAGCTGGGACCCCTTTACCTGAGACATCTCCTACAACTATAAGAATACGATTCTCGTCTAACATTAAAAAATCATAAAAATCTCCGGCGACCTCTCTAGCGGGCTCTAAGTTAGCGTAGAGATCTAGGTCGTCTCTTTCAGGAAAAGGAGGAAAGGTCCTCGGCACCAGGCTCATCTGGATGGACCTCGCGATGGACAACTCGCTTTCCATCCTCTCCCTGGCGGCGGTAGTATCGTTAAGCTCCCTTATGTAGGCGAGAAGGCTGAGCCTCATAGAGGAAAAGGACCTGGACAGCTGAGCAACCTCGTCTTCGCCGGAGATGTGGGGCAGGGGGAAATCAAAGTCCCCTGAGGCCAGGGTCTCGGTCGCGGCGGACAAGGATCCTATAGGGCCGGTTATGGCCTTCGATATAGCCAAAGCGACTAAGACAAGAAGCAGAAGCCCTCCTAGAGCCATATAAAGCTGAGAACGAATAAGATCGTTGAGAGATCCGGTAACGGCGGTCTCGGGAAAGAAAATCCCCATAGACCATCCGGCATCCCCTATGGGACGGAAGAAAATCCACCCATCTTTTCCCATATAGTCCTCGACCTCTATAATCTCCTTTTGAGCCTCTTTTCCCGCTATACCGGCTATAGGCCAGAGGCTCTCGGTGTTGATGAGGCGACGATCCCGGTGAGCGAGGAAGACCCCATTCTCGTCCAGGATAAACCCCTCACCCCCTTTGGGGATATTAAGAGAGTCCATAACGTCAGCCAACCAGTCCAGGGAGAGATCGCAGACCACCACCGCCGATAACCTGTCCTCCAAATCGTAGACCGGTACACCGTAGGAAATGACCGATCGTTCGCTACCACCGTAGCCAAAATAGGGATCCGTCCAGACCGGAGCCCTCCGGCTAACAGGGAGATAGTACCAGCTTTTAGAGTGTACATCGTAGTCATCCGCCAGTTTTTTACGATGGAGTCCTCGACCATCTTTGTACACAAAGATCCGCGAATAATCATCCTCTTTTCCCGGAGGAAGGGCCACGAAAAGGCCGCTAACCTCATCGTGAGCGGACAAAATCGACTCCAGGAGGGGCAGAAGGTTTTTGTCGAAAGGCTCGTAAAAGGCCAGAGATAAGGCTATATCCCTGGTTACCGTCTCGACGACCAAGGTAATCCGGCTAAACCTGTCGGCAGCCAATTCCCCTAGGCCTTTCACCCTGACCACAAGCTCGTCTTTCAGGATTGATTTTGAGCAGAAATAGCCGTATCCTCCGATCGCCGCCAGGATGGAGCCGGTGCCTAAAACTATGAAGGCGATCAGTTTAAAGGCAAGTCCCCTTTTTTTTATACGGAACATGACGTACCTATTTTCTGAGCGACAGCACTAGCCGGTTATATCCCTTTTCCCTGCTGTAATGGACCTCGTCCATCACTCTACGGACGAGAAGGATTCCCAGTCCTCCCTGAGGACGATCGTCCATAGAGCCCCTGACATCGGGCTCTACATGGGCCAGAGGGTCGAAGGGAACACCGTCGTCACAGAACTGCACCGAGACCCTGTCCAGGTCGTCTGTAAAGGTAACCTCTACCCTGCCTGGAGGGACTTTGTAGGCATAGGTGCATATGTTCACGAAAACCTCCTCCACGGCGAGGTCGAGATATCCGACTTTATTCCCCGACAGAAGGCCCTCTATCTGGGTGCACAGAAAGGCCCTTAGGTCCTCCAGATGGCTTAGGTCGGCCTCGAAGAACTGACTGCAACTTACCATCAGAAGCTATCCAGGGCACCGTCTACGTCGGGATATATGGGGAGAAAACTGTCGAAACCGGAGATAGAGAGGACCTCCTCCACCATTCCGCTGACGCCACAGAGCACCAATTTCCCACCTTGGGACACCAATCCCTTTGAAAGGGCCAAAACGCTCCTAAGACCGGCGCTGCTTATATACTCAAGGTCAGCAAAGTTGAGGATTACTTCGATTTTACCCTCCTCAATCCACCCAGAGCCCGCCTTATCCAGGTCAGGGGCCGTCAGGGTGTCCAGCCGCCCGGAAAGCAGGACCACCAACCTTTCGTTTTTTTCTTCACAGGAAATGAACACGATAAAAAGCCCTCCTATCGACTATTCCAATATCGATGTACAGAGGATCACCTTTTGGCCTCTGTACTCTCTGTACTCAAATACGGCGACTTCGTCGGAGAAACTCATCCTCTCGTCGACGAAAAACAGGATTCCGTCCCATTCGTGAGGGTGGTAAAGCTCAAACTTTACCGCTGGTTTTTGATCCTGAACCAGGACCGACTCCCTCTCGCATCAGAAATCCTTATATGTTCCCCAGGAAAGATAAAATGGCCCCCCTCTGGAGGAGAGATCTTTTGCTATACCCTCATCCATGGAGAAGGAAAGCGCCCATGATCTGGAAACAAAAAGCACCGCCGACAACGCTCCAAGCAAGATCAGTTTTTTTAAGCTCAAACCTAACCTCCCCCTTTCACGTAGAAGCTGTACATACCCGATAATAGGGTCTACAATCGTAGTATAAGCTATTTTCGGAGGTGAGGATATGACGATTGAGCGGATTTCGATAAGAGATGCAGCGGCCCCGGTAAGGACGGTAGCTGTGGGGAAGGACGGAAATGGAACCGGACCGGTCCCGCCGGTCTCAGCCGTCAGACCTGCCGATACCGTAGACAGGGGGAAAAAGAGCTTCACCCTACCGGACAAAGGGACCTCTCAGCTTCAAAAGGCTGAAAATAAAGTTAGATCTATGGAACAGGCCCTGAGGGCTCAGGGGGGACGATACGTTTCGTCGGTTTCCTATCGTTACGTAACCGGCCCGGACGGGAAAAAATACATAGTCGGAGCGGAGGTCTCTATATCCGCCCCCCAGGAGATCATGGAAGAGCTGGGACTTACAGGGGGTACTCCGGAGAGAATCGTCGGAAAACAGGCGGATAAAGCCTACGGGAGGGTAGCCAAGACCTACGAGATACTGAAGAAGTCCCGTTCAAAGGACTCGGCGATCGAACAAGAGGTCGAGAGGCTGGAGAGGACCGATAGAGAGGTCAGGGCCCACGAGGCGGCCCACCAGACCGCAGGAGGGGCCTTCACCAGCATGGCCACCTACGAGTACGTCAAAGGCCCTGATGGCAAGAATTACGCCGTAGCGGGAAAAGTCCCTATAGCCGTTCCATCGGGAGGAACCTCGGAGGAGACCATCAGGATGATGGATATAGTTAAATCCTCCGCCTTAGCTCCAGGGAGCCCCTCGGGGAAAGATCTGTCGGTAGCGGCAGAGGCGGATAACAACGCATCCAGAGCTAAACAGGAGATAGCCAGAAGACAGGCGGAGAAGGCCTATTCGCCTTTTAGAGATGCAGACGAAGGACTATTGTCCATGGTAGCTTAAGGAGGTGTATCCGTGTTTTTCGTCCGGTGGATAGCGCCTGTCGTACTTACAGGCTGCGGGGTATTTATGATGAACATGGGGGTTAAATGGCTGAGATCGGGACACCCGATAAAGGGCACGATGGATCTGATCGCTGGAACGGGCTTTATCGTGATCGGACTGTACCTCCCCTTCTCCCCTTAAAATGAGGCAAAAGGGTGGATAAACCCATCCATATAGTGTATCATTGCTGGAGAACCCTCTATATGGGGGTTCTCCAGTTTTATTCTGTACCCCCCAATACTCTGGTATAATTGCCCTTCCTCTTCCACTTGTAGAGGGGAAAAACAAGAAAAGGACGTGACGCTATGGTCAGATACATTCGGAAAAGAGACGGTCGGGAAGTCCCCTTCGAGAGGGACAGGATAAAAAAAGCCGTCATGAAAGCCGCTGTGGCGGTAGACAGAGACGACAGCTCCATAGGGGAGGCCGTCACCCGTCAGGCCGAATCGTATCTAGACATCTTTTTCGCGAGGGATGGATCTCCTTCAGTCGAACAGGTTCAAGATCTGGTGGAAAAGATCCTGATAGAAAAGGGGCAGGCTGACATAGCCAAGGCC from Dethiosulfovibrio salsuginis carries:
- a CDS encoding endonuclease/exonuclease/phosphatase family protein, producing the protein MRKKLALCAVLFAWTLIWVPQLQALTIGTFNMEYFTVKGGKAYTSDDCAHLAKLIETSGADLLALQEIVENRSLEYLLDNYLPQWSYTGNQTEGKQNLFFIWNKNKINITTPIEPLFTEDTINWGGKVVPLFRRHPIKATFREVETGAEFSVINVHLRSLGTAGSKDRLAAVAMNNGIRQAQVIKLNHAAEEEKGPLFILGDFNSVEVTGATFPFFPLTEEHSYDDFQCTIDHIGYVNLAPSKNWRIRVIETSIPRRSVGGRQHPDHDIVVLSMPDLLQSNL
- a CDS encoding STAS domain-containing protein, translated to MFISCEEKNERLVVLLSGRLDTLTAPDLDKAGSGWIEEGKIEVILNFADLEYISSAGLRSVLALSKGLVSQGGKLVLCGVSGMVEEVLSISGFDSFLPIYPDVDGALDSF
- a CDS encoding SpoIIE family protein phosphatase produces the protein MFRIKKRGLAFKLIAFIVLGTGSILAAIGGYGYFCSKSILKDELVVRVKGLGELAADRFSRITLVVETVTRDIALSLAFYEPFDKNLLPLLESILSAHDEVSGLFVALPPGKEDDYSRIFVYKDGRGLHRKKLADDYDVHSKSWYYLPVSRRAPVWTDPYFGYGGSERSVISYGVPVYDLEDRLSAVVVCDLSLDWLADVMDSLNIPKGGEGFILDENGVFLAHRDRRLINTESLWPIAGIAGKEAQKEIIEVEDYMGKDGWIFFRPIGDAGWSMGIFFPETAVTGSLNDLIRSQLYMALGGLLLLVLVALAISKAITGPIGSLSAATETLASGDFDFPLPHISGEDEVAQLSRSFSSMRLSLLAYIRELNDTTAARERMESELSIARSIQMSLVPRTFPPFPERDDLDLYANLEPAREVAGDFYDFLMLDENRILIVVGDVSGKGVPAALFMAVTRTFIRAFAKEGLSPGAILTRLNDEISRDNESCMFVTVFCAVVDILDRSLRYSSGGHPPPILIKDRSARTLPPIKGPLVGPMEGVDFQEGEASLAPGETMFIYTDGMTEATDPSGAFLGEELPLLWLKESEGLSSEDLVKLIGSRVKFFAGEAPQYDDITMLALKIKDCFEADRA
- a CDS encoding putative metalloprotease CJM1_0395 family protein; this translates as MTIERISIRDAAAPVRTVAVGKDGNGTGPVPPVSAVRPADTVDRGKKSFTLPDKGTSQLQKAENKVRSMEQALRAQGGRYVSSVSYRYVTGPDGKKYIVGAEVSISAPQEIMEELGLTGGTPERIVGKQADKAYGRVAKTYEILKKSRSKDSAIEQEVERLERTDREVRAHEAAHQTAGGAFTSMATYEYVKGPDGKNYAVAGKVPIAVPSGGTSEETIRMMDIVKSSALAPGSPSGKDLSVAAEADNNASRAKQEIARRQAEKAYSPFRDADEGLLSMVA
- a CDS encoding ATP-binding protein, which codes for MVSCSQFFEADLSHLEDLRAFLCTQIEGLLSGNKVGYLDLAVEEVFVNICTYAYKVPPGRVEVTFTDDLDRVSVQFCDDGVPFDPLAHVEPDVRGSMDDRPQGGLGILLVRRVMDEVHYSREKGYNRLVLSLRK